From Enoplosus armatus isolate fEnoArm2 chromosome 23, fEnoArm2.hap1, whole genome shotgun sequence:
GGGAGGTTTTCTTACAATGCTTGTTGTaaaaatcaaaaccaaacaatggCCTTTGTCCGCTAATGTTTGTCTAATTTGCAGTATTTGCTTCCACATGTTTACACAGGTTGTCTTTAAACACGAAGGTTGACTTAAAGAAGCTGCGGTTCTTCACCATCCCTCACGATGGCGGCTCTACTGTGACGTACCCCGTCAGCAAAGAGCTCATGGAGATTCAGAGGAAGGTGCGTTGAATCCATTGGTCAAATAACTTCTGCAGAACCGGGCGTATCAGGAAGGTTAATTAAAATCCTCACGCGATGTTCTTCAGGTGGTGGAGCGTCTGGAGGCCGACCTCGGGGTGAAAGTCCAAGAAGCTCGTTTCCCAGAGCTCCGCTATGGCTTCCAGATCTGGGACACCTACATGGGCCTTCCTGACGAGAAGGGCAAGGTAGCTGACAACCTTGATCCAGAGCAGCGtgtccctgcctgtctgtgcaGGACAGTTATTGGacatgaaacaggaaacagtcgTGAATCTGTCTAATAAGACGTGAATGTGAAAGAAAGCAGGTTGAGTCTTAGTCACAGCGCCTATTGTAGTCTGCTGCCCAGAAACGGTTCACTAATCTGTTTAGCTTTagcataccacacacacacacacacacacacacacacacacacacacacacacagtgctatGGGGTTTGCAGGGTCCTTTGGTTAGTTGAATAAGTTATTATTACTGTCATGCCATTCATGGTTTCCTGGTATAAAATGTTACTGcaatgataatgtaatgtaaataatgtgttGCTCTGCAGAACTTGTACTTTTGATTCttctaagtacattttgttataATACTTTTACTAGGATAAGGAAAGgattaagtaggattttgaatgaagaCTTTTGCTTGTcatagagtatttttacattgttgtgttggtacttttacttcagtaaacaatgtgagtacttcttccaccgcgGATTTAAACTAGACTGTAAAGCACCCAGACACTGTGTTCAGTAGCGAACCGCTTTCAAAGGTTAtgaaaattataaaaacaaatctattgCCTGGATAAAAAGCTATATAACAGTTTCTAAAGTTTCAACTATGGCGCCACCCAGTGGTGAtgtttgttaacatgttgatgaaAAAACCTTCAGACTGATAAAGCAGCAGGTTTAAATTGATCAtaattcatcatgttttcatcaggCCTCTCTGATGTTGGAAGTCATGTCTCATCTCGCCTCAAAAATACGCAAAGGTCCTTCAGCGGGAGCAAATCTTTTGACTCAAGtggattttaaaaacaatatttcaggcatcaaatgttgcaaaaaaatcatgaaaagcTTCTCTGATattttgtgtgctgtgtacagtgtgtattatCTGAGCGCTactattttgaggtactttatgACATAAATTAATCACTTAGtgacttgttttaaatgaaaatctgGCGTTGAGgtaacacactcacagtaaaGGCACTAACACAGGTTAGTGTCACCACAAATATAATATACTCACTCTTGTGTAATTTGTGATTgtttagaaataaataataaatataattgttTTCTTGCCTTAGCCTCCTCAGACATTTGCTGAGCTGATTGGGGAACCAGGACGACCCGTGTGGCCTCTGTGGGAGCTGCTGAAATGGATGGTGGGGAAATCCGAGCATACCATGGCTGCTATTGGTAAGAgggaaaaatattgattataatttattttcatttgtatgaaGCTATTAAGGTTTACTCTCATCATTATTTCAAGACTGTcttcattgcattttatttcctaATTGCCTTTTTCATTCCATTTGTAATATCACACGCCTCCTGCCTCTAACAAGCCCAACAACTGCTACCAAATGTAGCcagttagctcctgttagctaGAGCAACAACAACGCTAAGCAGTTCTGAATCAACCAACTAACTGTTTCTTTTAAATACTTGACATAatttattcatataaatatCTATTTCATAACAATATTGTACACTTTGGGGGCTCCATACAATACTGCACAGTATCACAAACtacataaaaacagatacatttattatttggagaaaaacaatttgttgtttgttgtaaaaTAGGTATCATCTATgatatgtaaaatgaaaataaaagaaaatgagtaCATACTCATATTGGCAGTTATGACGTCTCCAGcatgaaatcaaacaacaacatatgcacagttacacaaaataaactttggttattaaatacattttgtgtaattgtgGCTGCTTAAAGTCTTCCTGTGTTATTCTGGTCGACGGCGtcttaaagctgcagctgtgaaCAGTATGAGTGTGCGTGACGTGTTCAGGTCTGGCCCTGGTGGAGATGACCCAGGTGTCCAAACCCTCACCCTTCATCATCCATCagaaggagaagctgcagaagGGAGTGGACGAGCTGCTGGGGACTGACGGTGTCTTTCTTTACCCCTCGCACACCAGAGTGGCTCCTAAACACCACCACCCGCTCTTCAGACCCCTTGACTTCGCCTACACAGGTCAGTCCTCCTCAACTGTCCACagttctgtctctttcttcttctgtgagaATGCGCCACTAAAATGATCAAACTTTATACGTAATATTTCCAGTTACAGGACATCTCCCAACCTCCAGTAAAGTTGTCAGAAGGTGCTCCagtcttatttttatttccacatatGAAACCGTGACGTCCAttcttctctgcctccaggTATAATCAACATCCTCGGGCTGCCGGTCACCCAGTGCCCTCTGGGTCTGGGTGAGGAAGGTCTGCCCCTGGGTCTGCAGGTCGTTGCTGGGAAGCTGCAGGACCGCCTGACCCTCGAGGTGGCTCTCTACTTGGAAAAGACGTTTGGAGGCTGGAGGGAACCCGGAGCCGACTAAAACCACACGCTAACAGCCATGAACCAAACCTCCGGACTGGATCTGGCTGGATGTGGATTGAAGATTGTGGTACTCTCTGTCTGCCTTGCTGCTTGCCGTAGTACACAAATACTAAGGTACAATCAGATCGTTGAACGTTCAAGTGGAAGAGATTGATTTTTGCACTCAGTCGTTCCATTAAGTGCAAGTCATGATTTTATCATTTACCCTGTTCAAGGACTGTTGCGTCATGAGCAcaagctttaaaaacaggttgatttttatattaatgGAAATGTCTTTTAATTGAACATTCACATTATCACGCAAAACAGGGCCTCTGAGCTGTTCATACTTACCTTTTATACAACTTGGACAATTACTTTTCCCTTGTTTTTACATGGGGCAGTAGTCCTACTGTTTTGTACTATTTTAACCCTCAGAAGGTAGAAGTACACAACTGCACTACTTTTACAGTAGCTTTGGGGCTTGTGAACTGAAAGTACATCAGCAGAAATCAGTGGCTCTTCTGGTCTCTCCATGAGTAACCtcatattttcacttaaaaagattaaacaagCTCATGTGCCAACCACCAATTAACTTTAcccatatttatttttcttgttctgcACTACATTTAAAACTATcacacgtacgcacacacacacacacacacacacacacacacacacacacatgttcatgtaGTATTACACTGCTTAAATTAACCTTGAAATCTGCTCTCAAGTTCAGAGTGGATCTAACATATTTAACTGATCTAGTAGCCAAGTcatcacattattttttttttttgtattgtctgGATATTATCTAAGAACTGCTTTTGGAAcatcaaaaacaaccaaaatctGCTGTTGGTAGCAAATTCATGAACTTGATTCACATTGATTGCCCTAAATAtcatatctatatctgtctgtgtaCAAAGTTTGAATGGTTAATTGTTATTAACCATTCAAACTGGTCTGATTCTAATTTATTGCAATTCTAATTTATTCAAATTCCGGTGTTCCCAAAGAATTCCAAAGACTATGATGTCAATGAAATATCATTCTAAAGTCTGTAGGGTCATAACATAATTTGCACTGAGATTTGCAAACCGACCTTCGATATCACAGCCAGATACTGAAAATTTTGCAAAGTTTCCGTCTTACTGAGCAAATTACAGTCACTACAAAGATGTTTCGCTACCTTCGCAGACGACTTAAGGTATACACTTGATTTTCTGTCgtttaaactaaactaaaactacaaTTGGGATTGTGAATTCTGAATTtctcaatgttttttgttgttgatatttctgtgtgAAGCAGCCGATTATGAATCTGTCGTATTTAATCACGTatgcttttatatgttttaaacagaataaaagtCAAACTGATGTGGAAGTTGGAGACACGAAAAGCTCCAGCCCACAGAAGAAGTAAGATGTCTCATAATTATATAATCTGCTCTTTATGGTATCTTGTATGGTGTTTTATTCAATTTGTTTGGTAACAtagatacacactcacactctgtcataattgtattaatatttttctaaatatgTCACTTGTAAAAGGACAGTGATTATGTCTTTCCTGAAACCACCAGGAGAGTCAATCCAATTCTGATTGACTTTTAGCAATCATTTTGACTCGAGTACACAGTTGAATTATcatctgtattttctctttatttccagTGTCAATGTAGAGGAAgacccaaaagaaaaaactgtggTCCCTGACTCTACGTCTACCTCAGCCATCACAGTCCTCACAGCTCCAACTGAGGCTCCAGGGAATAAAGCTAAGAAGGCTTCCTGGTGGCGTAGGTGGCTCCGTAAGAATGTATGTTTATCAGAGCTGAatattacaattacaataacaTATAATAACCACTGACCAAAATGGTGCAATAATTCGTGCCTGTCTCAGCTGTATTTTCTGGGTTTATGATTTTATACccaacagaaaaccaaaaagacGCCAGTGAAAGAAGATGAGGCAGAAGTCACAACCCAGCCACCTTCTGCCACAGAAAAGAGGTATGACATCTCTTTactgtctgtttctattttgGCTGACTGAACACATTATATTGGTGTTCCTTTTATATTGTTCGCCCCTCGGGACCGTACAGTAGAATAACCATCTGTGTTTCCCTTTATCTCCAGCGTCAACGTCATCAAAGAATCTGACAAAGACGCCGGTGTCCAGGAGGCTTCACCCACCCCAGTCTCCACTCCAGTCTCTACCCCAGTCTCCACTCCAGTCTCTACCCCAGTCTCCACCACAGTCTCCACCCCAGTCTCTActcctgtctctgctgcaactgagactaaaaagaaaaagaaaccgtGGTGGCGTAGGTGGCTTCTCTCTCGCCGCAAAGTATGTTCTACAGAGCTGAATGTTGCTAGTGTTACCAGCTGACTAAACtgctaaaatgctaacatgcggaTTCTGCATATTATGTGAATATGATTTTGctgtaagtgttttttttgtactgacactcaacagaaacacaaggtCGCGTCTCCAGTTGTGACAGACCAAGGAGCCGAGAGAAGCCATCCACTTGAGACAGTAGAGGTCGAGCCGTCCAAAGACAAATCAGATGGCAGCTCAAGTGTGATCCCCACTGATGAACCAAGGCCAAGGCAGCCGACCCCAATCGGTCATGGTGGGAGTCAGGTCGAATCCATCGACATCGATCTGCGGGCGAATATATATGCCCACGTCTCAGAGTCGCGTACACCAGCCACCAGAAAACACCTCTCCAGAGAGGAGCTAGTCTGCCTCGGGTATGTACCTGCAAACagactcatatacacacactgaacgctcatgtgttgtttttatacttgCTTGTATATAACGTTGTTCCAGGTTTAGATATATCAATCTTCACCCCTGAAATACAGCTGAAACATGCACACTGTGAAGAAAACGAGCTCCAGTCTGAGTTTGGTCCcctgtctttgttgtgtttaaggTTCCCCAACCTGGCGCAGACCTGCTACATGAACTCCACTCTGCAAGGCCTCCTGACACTGACTCATTTCGTTCAGGAGGTCCACAACCAGCAGGAGGTGTGGAGTTCTCACTCCGAATGTCGACTCATCAGGTACAgcacctccacacacacgcacacacacacacacacacacaaactcacacacacacacacacacacactctcacacacacacacacacagatcactcTTTCTCCGCTAAATTTGCAGATTAACAagaagtaacaaaaacaaaaaaactgtcttctgtcctttcctcttcatctttgctctTCCCAGAGGGTTTGTGGAGGTTGGCGTCTGTCACTTCTCTGTCaacaagaaggagaaaaaaagtgtcctggctgcctttaaaaacacagttgctGAGTATAACTCAGAGTTTAAGGACAATAGTCAGAAAGTTAGTATGCTTTATGTTTACAATACACAACATAGCACCACACACATCTTTACGAACGTCTTTTTCTGAACATCtttgttctgtatgtttctgtgcaggACGCCCATGAGTTCCTCAGCTGTGTGCTGGACATGCTGAGGTCTCCGTCCGCCGGCCTGCAGACGGCAGCAGTGGACATGGGCATCAGATACACTTGCCCTATCGATGCTCACATTGCCTTCCAGATGTTGAGCACCAGGACCTGCAGAGGGTATGAATGCACAGCCACttacttttttacacttactgtGAAATCTGTAGCCGTGTTGTAACACGAGTTGTCCCTTTATTCTGCAGATGTGGTATGCATTCCCCGAGGGTGGAGGATTTCCTCAACCTATCCCTGGACCTGGTGCCTGTGGGCTCTGTGAGCCAGAGTCTGCAGGAGTACATAAAAGTAAGTGGCACATCTGCTCATTTACTCTGAGTTTAATGTGATTTCattacacactacacacacaaacactccacccacatgttgtgtgtttgtttgaaaatgtcattcGTCatccatgaaaagaaaaactaaaacctGCTTCTTACTCCTGTTCCCTGCTTGCAGGAGAGCCAGCTTGAGTATAGATGCGAGTGTGATTCCAAGGAGTCGTCACAGCAGTGGTCATTCTTGACATTGCCAAAGTATGTAATATCATCCGCAGTTCAGCCTGAacactttccttctttctgtcaaCTTGTGATCTGgccctcttctctccatctctcactccTGTACCTCTTTTCTGTCCACAGTGTACTGATTCTCCAGCTCAAAAGATTCAGATTCACTCCATCCTTCGACCTGGAGAAAATTGCCATCCCCGTCGTTTTAACAAGGGAGCTTCTGGTGAAACCTGAAGGCATCATCACTGATGAGGTAAAGATGACTTTTCCTGTCTAACAGCTTTATTTGTTGCATAGAAACTGATCCTAGAACAACGATTTACAGAAAATCTGTCAAATATACAGGACCTGCTGTCAAATTTAATTGTTCTTTTCTAGGCATCAACTCGCTACTCGTTAGTCAGCATCGTCAGCCATTTGGGCTCCACAGCTCACTCTGGTAAGTGTTTGGTGGCGTTTGGTAGCTTCAcctgtttgaaaatgattttcaaGGTTTAAGAATCGACCGCTTCCTTTGGATGTGTACCCTTAAAGaaatgtgtcctctcctctcaggcCATTACATCTGTGACGGTGCTTACAGAGAGCAGACATCAGGGGACGTGACAGAACGCTGGCTCACGTACAATGACGACAAAGTGAGCGAGACAACCGGCTCTTCCGTCTGTCACCTGCGGCAGCGAACGGCATACCTGCTGTTCTACGAGAGGCAGGAAGGAGCTCCATCTGTGACCAAAAAAACGCAGGTAGACACACCACACATCTTCTTCCCCATAGACGAGGGAAGAAGATGATGGTTGTGTAAGTAAGTATGTCGTATCGTTTATacgtatacatacatatatgtttatacatgtgtgtgttgtttgccaTTCAGCAGTAGATGAGTCCTGAGgcaagagcaaagaaaaaaataacaacaacaaaaaaaaacaatttaaaaaacaacaacaacaaaaacattaagtggGGTGGGGGCTCCGATGCCACTGTAAGAAATCTTTTGATCAGGACACGTCCTTTGACAGACTTCAAGAAACCTATCCTGTCTCTCTCAAGAAGAAGTCGTCGGGTCACCCCAACAAGTCAAGAAGAAAGacgaaagaacaaacaaacaccaaaacaaaagaaaacaatctggTTTGCtctctggggggggggaggtTCTTAAGATATAGTGCCAGGTCACCCCAACAAgtcaagaggagaggagagaagaagaaagaagaaaacaaaaacaaacaaacaaaaaacattaagtgaggggggagaaaaaaaaccaaaaccaaagaaaacaaaaacaaacaaaaaaacaaaaaacattaagtggtggcgggggggggggggtgtcttaACATATAGtgacaagaggaaagaagaggaaagaagaaaataaaaaaacattaagtgaggggggagaaaaaaaaaaaaaaaaacacagaaaacaaaaacaaacaaaaacaaacattaagtggtggtgggggggggggggatcttaAGATATAGTTGCCCTGTCCTCCACTGCCACCGTACGGAAACTTCACCGTGTGGAGtcatctttgatcaggacacgTCCTTTAACAAACGTCAACAAACCTATTCTGTCtcaagaagatggagaagaacGTGCCAGGCCAACAttcaagaggaaagaagaagaaagaagaaaacaaaaacaaacatacaaaaaaaaaacattaagtgggGGGGGGCTTAAGACATAGTTGCCCTGGCGTCCACTGCCACCGTACGGAAACTTCACCGTGTGGAGtcatctttgatcaggacacgTCCTTTAACAAACGTCAACAAATCTCCGACACAAGAAATCAGGCTCGTCAGGTCGCCCCAACAAGTCCATGAAAACTCTCCAGGGGATCCAGAAGGCTGCGAgtacacaaacaggaaaagagagcagagagacacccccccccctaacccccccccccttcacagcgccccccccccccaccccccagccccccccaccccaactggtcaaggcagatgaccgcccacctggAGTCcagttctgttcaaggtttctgcctgttaaaaggcaGTTTTTTCCGCCCCAACCAAGAGCgggctcatggtgggaactgttgggttcTCTATGAAACGTGCCCTGACATAACTTCTGCTACAATTCGGccctatataaatacaattgatttGAACTGAATTCCATtaccagaaacaaaataatctcaactcaaaagGGTGCGcgaatatattttgatatttatattttgttatccAATCTGTACATTgaaaagtaaattaatttaataaactaATTTAATTGAAGACTGCActgcctgtttttgtttatatatatatttattgatttcattGACATGTGGTGATATCTGTACTATAACTGTAGATGTACTCACTCTGCATTTACAGGGGGCGGGCTGGATTATGAATTTTACACTGTTCTTTTGTTCTTACTCTGtaagataataatataataatatgtatatCTTTAATTACACAATAATAAGGTGTGCAGACAGTAATAATTTAATTACTGCTCTGACACATAAATGGTCCTCAACTCTCACATCCTGAAGTCAATAAAAGACTGATTACTAACACGGCAAATACTCTATTGAAATATACACAAAGATAATCGTGTTTGCTAAACATTTTTTGTGCTTCTCCAACATTATTACACCTAGACAGCTGGTTTCTGTCATGTATGTACTTCCTGGCAACATGATTGTGATTTCAGGCAGATCAAGTTTGATTTTACTTGTTTAATACAGAGAAATAATATGTTACtttctttgtacattttctCCAGTAATTTGGTGGTGATTCTTGTTAGatttaataatgatttaaaggCAGTTTTAATCTAGTCTCAAACAGTGGATGTGAGTCAGCTTGCATTACTAAGCAGCTAAAcaacctaaaaaaacaaatgaatctttACTTCAGTGGAAAATCCCTTTATGTTTTAAATACCTTTT
This genomic window contains:
- the LOC139306259 gene encoding ubiquitin carboxyl-terminal hydrolase 37-like, whose protein sequence is MRQKSQPSHLLPQKRASTSSKNLTKTPVSRRLHPPQSPLQSLPQSPLQSLPQSPPQSPPQSLLLSLLQLRLKRKRNRGGKHKVASPVVTDQGAERSHPLETVEVEPSKDKSDGSSSVIPTDEPRPRQPTPIGHGGSQVESIDIDLRANIYAHVSESRTPATRKHLSREELVCLGFPNLAQTCYMNSTLQGLLTLTHFVQEVHNQQEVWSSHSECRLIRGFVEVGVCHFSVNKKEKKSVLAAFKNTVAEYNSEFKDNSQKDAHEFLSCVLDMLRSPSAGLQTAAVDMGIRYTCPIDAHIAFQMLSTRTCRGCGMHSPRVEDFLNLSLDLVPVGSVSQSLQEYIKESQLEYRCECDSKESSQQWSFLTLPNVLILQLKRFRFTPSFDLEKIAIPVVLTRELLVKPEGIITDEASTRYSLVSIVSHLGSTAHSGHYICDGAYREQTSGDVTERWLTYNDDKVSETTGSSVCHLRQRTAYLLFYERQEGAPSVTKKTQVDTPHIFFPIDEGRR